The nucleotide window TCGGTTATAAAGATAGTAACCGCTTACTCTTCTTTGTCATTGCTGGGTCCTAATTATGCCTGGTTAACATCGATACATGGTGAATTAGATAAACATAGTCAATTAGTAGGGGATTTAGTAGTACAAGCGCAAGGAGACCCCTTGTTAACCCTTGAGAATTGGTCTCAATTGTGGCGCGAACTGTATTTACTTGGTGTACATGAAATTCACGGTAATATCATTATTGATAATGCCCGTTATCAAATCAATTACCAAGATCCCAATTTATTTGATCATCAAGGTGACCGAGTATATAACTTAGTTCCTCATCCTTTAACAATAGATTTTGATCGTTTCGCGTTAAATATTACCCCTATTAACCATTCGATTTACGTAAATAGTAATTTCAATTGGCCAGATACAGTAATCGTTAATGAGGTTAAACCGGTAGATTTACCATGTCCTCATGATGTTGAGGAGAGCATTCAAGTATTCGCTCAACAACAAGGTGACCAAACCCATATTCACGTAACAGGAGAGTGGCCAATCTCTTGTGGTATTGGTCAATTATCAAGAAGACTTTTGCCTAACGAAAGAGTTATTAGCTCATCGATTGTACAAATTTGGCAACAACTAGGTGGTAAATTTGATGGAAAAATAATTTTTAATCAAAGTTATAAAAAGCTTCCTGAGTTAGTAAGCAATCACTCTCTACCATTGTTTGTACTCATTCCACTGATGGATAAGTATAGTAATAACGTAATAGCTAGAATGATTTATCTTAGTGTCGGCAACCCAGATGCAACTCAAAAAACCTCCTTTGAGCAAGCTGAGAAGAATATTAGAGACTTTTTACAACGCAAAGGAATTGATACAAAACCTTTAGTTATTAAAAACGGCTCTGGACTTTCACGAGAGTCTTCTCTAAGTCCCCAATTTTTAAATTCTCTATTACAGGTCATATGGCAAGACCCGTTGGGTCATGAAGTCATCGCCTCGTTACCTTTAATGGGGTCAGAAGGTACCCTAATAAGAAAGCAGACTAACTCCTTCGAGATTAATAAGATGTATCTTAAAACTGGTACATTAAAATCAGTTAAAGCGGTTGCAGGTTATGTGCAAACTAAAAAAGGGCAATGGTATACAGTAACTTGCTTAATTAATGATGACAATGCGGCAACTAGTATGCCTTTTATCCATAGACTATTAGACTGGATATACTTAACTCGATAATTTAATAAAGGCAATGCAATTGCATTAACTAAACAAGATGATTGTATTACCATTAACGACATCATTTATTTGATTAGAGCGCGCCATGGTTGCTATCCTTAAAGCCGAACCCTCACGCGGCAAGTGGGAAGCGCTCTGGAATTTCAATCTGGATTCATCTGTTTAAGCTGCGGCAACACCGACCACGCGGATCACAATGCGGCAAAGGTTATTGCCATGCGGGATATCCGGCCATTGCTGGCTAACTAGTGCGTACAAAAGGTAAGAAACGACACAGGACCACAAAAATCAAAGTAGGGGCGGAAGGCTCTCGAAGCGATTGCGAAGAATCACAGTCTACGCTTGGTTAGATCGCGGTAAGTCACAAGGGTGGCAATACTTCAATGCTCTGGTCGTTGCCCCAAGAAGACACCCCCGTTACAAGATGTACAGGGCTTTAGCGGCGGGAGAGTTCGTTAGCTACTTTTTCAATCTACAGCGTTATCTGAATAACTCTAAAATTATTAGACACAAATAATTCGTATAACGGAGAATTTAGGAGGTTTTTATGACAAGGCTAGCCGCTTGAGTTCAGGAGTTATAAGACAAAGCGTTATGCTTTCATTTGGAGTGTAACTCAATAATTTAATTGAAAAGTTTTTTTAAAAGCGTAAAATTAAGAATGGGAAGTTGCCTTATGAACTCTTTCATAAATGAGACTATTTAAATGAAACTGAGCACAAAAACACATCAAATTATAGTCATAAGCTTATTGCTTATGAGTATGAGTGTGTTTGCTCAAGAAGAGAAAGGATGGTTCTCTGGTATCAGTGCCCTACCTTATACCACCGTTTTAGGGGGTATAGATAATGGGGCAGGTAATAGTGTGTTTTCCGGACGTAATCGGCCTAATTTAATAGGTGGTGAAGGATCAGTCCCCTTAGGTAAAAGATGGAATATGTTGGGGCGACTAGGTACCGTATCCCCCGATCGTCCGTGGCTCAGTAACGGGTCATCCATGAGCATGGATGGCATCTTACCCTATGACCAAATGGGATTAGGTATAAGTTATGATTTAGGCAGTCATTTGTTATTACAGGGTAACCTGGATCGATATCAACTTAAATATAATCGAATCAACGGTGATAATGGATTGGACCTGTTAACTATTGGGCTTAAATATCGATTCTAATGTAGAGCAAATTCAAGCCATATTCCTAAAAAGATCACACCACCAAACCAGTTGTTATGCAAAAATGCTTTAAAGCAACTTTGTCTATCTCTTAATCTAATTAACAAATAGTGGTAAGTAGCGATCAAGCCTGCTATGACTAATGCAGCAAAATACACTATGCCAAAATGTAAAAGATATCCAGCAACAGCTAATAATAGCAAGGTAATCAGATAGCACAACATAATAGCTAATACATCATATCTACCAAACAACAACGCTGACGAATGAATACCTAGATGAATATCATCATCGCGGTCCACCATGGCGTATTCAGTATCATAAGCAATAGCCCAAAATATATTAGCTACTAGTAGTAGATAGGCAACAGGGGGAATAAAGTTAAGTTGTGCTGCAAATGCCATGGGAATACCGAAGCCAAAAGCAATACCAAGATAAGCTTGGGGAATAGATAAAAAACGTTTGGTAAAAGGATAAGAGGCCGCAAGAAAAGCAGCAATAACCGATAAAATTATTGTTAAATTATTACAAGTAAGAACGAGGAAAAAAGAAGCTAAGCTTAATAAAAAAGTTAAGACTAATGCTTCTTTTACTGATACGGCGCCGCTTGTTATAGGTCTATTTTCAGTACGCTTTACATGGCGATCATAATTTCTGTCAGCTACATCATTGATTACACATCCTGCAGAGCGCATTAGAATAGTACCGAAAATAAACACCAGCAGTATGTGTATAGTTGGATGGGCATGGCTTGCAATCCATACAGCCCATAGTGTTGGCCAGAGTAACAACAAAATACCAATAGGCTTATCGAGCCTCATTAATTTTATATAATTAGACAAATTCATAATTAGGCTTTTAGATAATCTTTTGGCTGACTATACCAACGTGAAACATGATTCGTAGCCATTATAGGATAGTCACTGATCATTTCATCTGCAATTTGTTGAACCGGCGCCAACAAATCCTCATGTTGTTCAAGGCTGGCATATCTAAACCCGGGTACCCCACTTTGTTTGGCACCTAATAATTCACCAGGACCACGGATTAGTAAGTCTTGTCTGGCAAGCTCAAACCCATCGGTAGTTTCATAAATAATCTTTAGACGTTTTTTAGCCGTCTCATTGAGGGGGCCATGATACAGTAAAATGCACATACTTTGATCCGCTCCTCTACCCACACGACCTCTTAATTGGTGCAATTGTGCAAGCCCCATTCTTTCAGCATGTTCAATAACAATCATTGTGGCATTGGGTACATCAACGCCTACTTCAATTACGGTTGTTGCTACAAGTACGTGGATTTCATTTTTATAAAATAAATCCATGATAGCTTGTTTTTCAAAGCGATCCATTTTGCCGTGGACTAACCCAACTTGTAGGTCAGGAAAATGGTTTTGAATATAGTGAAAGGTATCTAATGCAGTTTCAAGTTGTAGGGTTTCTGATTCTTCGATTAAAGGACAAACCCAATAAGCTTGATTACCCGATAAACAAATCTCTCTAATTCGTAGTATTACCTCATCACGTCTACGACTTTCAATGAGTTTTGTAATTATCGGCTGACGTCCTTGAGGCAGTTCATTAATAATCGATACATCAAGATCTGCAAAATAGCTCATACTTAATGTTCTAGGTATAGGTGTTGCGGTCATCATTAATAAATGTGGTTCAAGACTTTTGTTTTCTGTGGCTTTAAGACGTAAAGCAAGTCTTTGTTCTACACCAAATCGATGTTGTTCATCAATCACAGCAAGGCCGAGTTTGGCGAATTCAACTTCCTGTTGTATGAGTGCATGTGTACCAATTATCAGATCTACCTCATGATTCTTGATTTTCTCATGGGCAATATCTTTTTCTTTCTTCTTCATGCTACCAGTTAACCACTGCGTACGAATACCAAGTGGACTGAGCCAACGTTCAATTTTAATAAAGTGTTGCTCAGCAAGAATTTCAGTGGGAGCCATCAGTGCCGCCTGAAAGCCTGAATGAACCGTATGTAAACAACTTATTGTGGCTACAATTGTTTTTCCACTACCTACATCGCCTTGCAACAAACGATGCATGGGATAAGTACGCTTGAGATCGGAAGTGATCTCTTGTAGCACTCTTATTTGTGCTCTAGTTAATGTGAAACTAAGATGATTAATAAAATCAGTTAAAAAGCTTTTATTGCCTGTTAAGCGCGGCGCTAGTCTTTTTTCTCTTTTATGATAATTAATACGCGTCGAAATTTGTTGTGCCAATAGTTCATCAAAGATGATTCTCTGCCATGCAGGATGGTTTTTGTTGCTCAGTGCGTGAATATCCACTGTGGGTTCTGGATAATGTAGTGTTTTAACTGCATCGACAAAGCAAGGTAAGTGCAATTTATGAACTACTGATTCTGGCAAAGTATCCTCCAATGACAGAGATTTCATAGCAAGGTCAATAGCTTTTTTTATTGTTGGTTGTGTTAACCCAGCCACAGTGGGGTATATAGGGGTAAGAGTGGAGGATAATTCTTTAAGGGGACTTGCTACGTGATATTTTGGATGAATCATTTCCAAACCTAAGTAACCTTGTTTGGCTTCACCAAAAAAACGAAAACGTTTCCCTTTTGATAACTGACTGACTTGGCTGCCATAAAAGTTTAAAAAACGACAGGTTATTACACCGCTGTCATCTTGCACTTTTATGATCAGCATTTTACGTGGGCGGTATAGTACTTCACTTGCGATCACTTCCCCTTCAATAAGACATTCCTCATTCATGGGAATATCATGAATTAAAGTGATTTTTGTTTCATCGCTATAGCGATAAGGAAAATGTAATATAAGATCAGTAACTCTAGAAATACCAAGCTTATTTAATAGCTTGATTGTCTTTTCATTCAGTTTCAGATCAACTAACTGATCGGTCATGCTTTAACTGATAACCATTATCCCATCTATTTCTACGAGTGCTTGCCGTGGTAGAGAAGCGATACCTACAGCTGCTCGTGCCGGATAAGGTTGAGCAAAATACTGAGACATATAGTCATTCACTTTTGCAAAATGACTCAAATCTGTGAGATATACAGTAAGTCTAACAAAATCGTTCATACTCCCGCCAGCAGCTTCTGCTACCGCCTTTAAATTATTCAGTACTTGAATAATCTGGTTATCAATGCCTTCAGCAAGCAACATGGTTTTTGGATCAAGCCCAATTTGGCCTGATAGGTAAACTGTGTCATCACAGCGAACGGCCTGAGAGTAAGTGCCTATTGCGGCAGGAGCGTGTGGAGTACTGATAATACTTTTAGTCATGGTTTTTCCTGAATTAATTTTGAACACGGGTAATTCTGACTACCTCTGGGATATCACGCAAATGTTGGAATAAAGAGGCTAGATGGCTGGTATCAGTCACTTGGACAGTAAAATTGATTTCTGAATAGGTTCCATCCGGTTTATTAATTGATACGCTATCAATATTTGACTGTGCTTCCGCAATGGCAGCAGCTACAGTCGCTAATACTCCGCGACGGTTCACAGCCATTAATTTAATCTCTACATCAAAAAGCTTTCCAGTATTGTTTTCCCATTCTACATCTACCCACTTGTCGGGATCACTACGATATTGTTTGATGGCTCGGCAATCTTGGGTATGAATGAGTAATCCTTGTCCTTTTTTAATAATACCTGTAATGGGATCTCCCGGGATAGGCCTGCAGCAGTGGGCAAACTGTACGGCAATCCCTTCGCTTCCTCGAATAGTAATAGACCCTGGGCGTTCATTGTTATCTTTATCGGTATTAGAGAGCAATCCTTTGGCCACAACAATATTAAGTCGTTTGCCAAGACCAATTTCAGTTAATACATCATTTTGTGTTTTGC belongs to Ferrovum sp. PN-J185 and includes:
- the dacB gene encoding D-alanyl-D-alanine carboxypeptidase/D-alanyl-D-alanine endopeptidase, with protein sequence MQISRVLVSKICYLFITVCLFTLNKVNAEGLPQPLATLLKDLNIPEEHVGLIVQKVGAPTPLLSLNKDKQYQPASVIKIVTAYSSLSLLGPNYAWLTSIHGELDKHSQLVGDLVVQAQGDPLLTLENWSQLWRELYLLGVHEIHGNIIIDNARYQINYQDPNLFDHQGDRVYNLVPHPLTIDFDRFALNITPINHSIYVNSNFNWPDTVIVNEVKPVDLPCPHDVEESIQVFAQQQGDQTHIHVTGEWPISCGIGQLSRRLLPNERVISSSIVQIWQQLGGKFDGKIIFNQSYKKLPELVSNHSLPLFVLIPLMDKYSNNVIARMIYLSVGNPDATQKTSFEQAEKNIRDFLQRKGIDTKPLVIKNGSGLSRESSLSPQFLNSLLQVIWQDPLGHEVIASLPLMGSEGTLIRKQTNSFEINKMYLKTGTLKSVKAVAGYVQTKKGQWYTVTCLINDDNAATSMPFIHRLLDWIYLTR
- the ubiA gene encoding 4-hydroxybenzoate octaprenyltransferase, which encodes MNLSNYIKLMRLDKPIGILLLLWPTLWAVWIASHAHPTIHILLVFIFGTILMRSAGCVINDVADRNYDRHVKRTENRPITSGAVSVKEALVLTFLLSLASFFLVLTCNNLTIILSVIAAFLAASYPFTKRFLSIPQAYLGIAFGFGIPMAFAAQLNFIPPVAYLLLVANIFWAIAYDTEYAMVDRDDDIHLGIHSSALLFGRYDVLAIMLCYLITLLLLAVAGYLLHFGIVYFAALVIAGLIATYHYLLIRLRDRQSCFKAFLHNNWFGGVIFLGIWLEFALH
- the recG gene encoding ATP-dependent DNA helicase RecG — its product is MTDQLVDLKLNEKTIKLLNKLGISRVTDLILHFPYRYSDETKITLIHDIPMNEECLIEGEVIASEVLYRPRKMLIIKVQDDSGVITCRFLNFYGSQVSQLSKGKRFRFFGEAKQGYLGLEMIHPKYHVASPLKELSSTLTPIYPTVAGLTQPTIKKAIDLAMKSLSLEDTLPESVVHKLHLPCFVDAVKTLHYPEPTVDIHALSNKNHPAWQRIIFDELLAQQISTRINYHKREKRLAPRLTGNKSFLTDFINHLSFTLTRAQIRVLQEITSDLKRTYPMHRLLQGDVGSGKTIVATISCLHTVHSGFQAALMAPTEILAEQHFIKIERWLSPLGIRTQWLTGSMKKKEKDIAHEKIKNHEVDLIIGTHALIQQEVEFAKLGLAVIDEQHRFGVEQRLALRLKATENKSLEPHLLMMTATPIPRTLSMSYFADLDVSIINELPQGRQPIITKLIESRRRDEVILRIREICLSGNQAYWVCPLIEESETLQLETALDTFHYIQNHFPDLQVGLVHGKMDRFEKQAIMDLFYKNEIHVLVATTVIEVGVDVPNATMIVIEHAERMGLAQLHQLRGRVGRGADQSMCILLYHGPLNETAKKRLKIIYETTDGFELARQDLLIRGPGELLGAKQSGVPGFRYASLEQHEDLLAPVQQIADEMISDYPIMATNHVSRWYSQPKDYLKA
- a CDS encoding RidA family protein translates to MTKSIISTPHAPAAIGTYSQAVRCDDTVYLSGQIGLDPKTMLLAEGIDNQIIQVLNNLKAVAEAAGGSMNDFVRLTVYLTDLSHFAKVNDYMSQYFAQPYPARAAVGIASLPRQALVEIDGIMVIS